The proteins below come from a single Ochotona princeps isolate mOchPri1 chromosome 13, mOchPri1.hap1, whole genome shotgun sequence genomic window:
- the AIFM2 gene encoding ferroptosis suppressor protein 1, translating to MGSQVSVDAGALHVVIVGGGFGGIAAASQLQALNVPFLLVDMKDSFHHNVAALRASVESGFAKKTFISYSVTFKDNFRQGRVVGIDLKNQTVLLQGGEALPFSHLILATGSTGPFPGKFNEVSCQQAAIQAYEDMVRQVQRSQFIVVVGGGSAGVEMAAEIKTEYPDKEVTLIHSQVPLADKELLPCVRQEVKEILLRKGVQLLLGERVSNLEELPLNEYREYIKVQTDKGTEVATNLVILCNGIKINSSAYHSALENRLASNGALRVNEHLQVEGCSNVYAIGDCADVKEPKMAYHAGLHANVAVANIVNSIKQRPLKTYKPGALTFLLSMGRNDGVGQISGFYVGRLMVRLAKSRDLFVSTSWKTMKQSPP from the exons ATGGGGTCCCAGGTCTCGGTGGATGCTGGCGCCCTGCACGTGGTGATCGTGGGTGGGGGCTTTGGTGGCATCGCGGCCGCCAGCCAGCTGCAAGCGCTGAACGTGCCCTTCCTGCTGGTGGACATGAAGGACTCCTTCCATCACAATGTGGCAGCTCTGCGTGCCTCTGTGGAAAGTG GATTCGCCAAAAAGACATTCATTTCCTACTCGGTGACCTTCAAGGACAACTTCCGGCAGGGCCGGGTGGTCGGGATAGACCTGAAGAATCAGACAGTGCTGCTGCAGGGCGGTGAG GCTCTGCCCTTCTCACATCTCATCCTGGCCACGGGCAGCACTGGGCCCTTTCCGGGCAAGTTTAATGAGGTTTCCTGCCAGCAAGCTGCCATCCAGGCCTACGAGGACATGGTGAGGCAG GTCCAACGCTCACAGTTCATCGTGGTGGTGGGAGGAGGCTCCGCTGGAGTAGAGATGGCAGCAGAGATTAAGACAGAATATCCGGACAAAGAG GTCACTCTCATCCACTCCCAAGTGCCCCTGGCTGACAAGGAGCTCCTGCCCTGCGTGCGGCAGGAAGTGAAGGAGATCCTCCTGCGGAAGGGcgtgcagctgctgctgg GGGAGCGTGTGAGCAACCTGGAGGAGCTGCCGCTCAATGAGTACCGGGAGTACATCAAGGTGCAGACGGACAAGGGCACGGAGGTAGCCACCAACCTGGTCATTCTCTGCAATGGCATCAAGATCAACAGCTCTGCCTACCACAGTGCCTTGG AGAACAGACTGGCCAGCAACGGCGCCCTAAGAGTGAACgagcacctgcaggtggagggcTGCAGCAATGTCTATGCCATCGGCGACTGTGCCGATGTGAAGGAGCCCAAGATGGCCTACCATGCCGGCCTCCACGCCAATGTCGCTGTGGCCAACATCGTCAACTCCATCAAGCAGAGACCCCTCAAGACCTACAAGCCAG GGGCACTGACGTTCCTCCTGTCAATGGGAAGAAATGACGGCGTGGGCCAGATAAGTGGCTTCTATGTGGGCCGGCTCATGGTCCGGCTCGCCAAGAGCCGGGACCTGTTCGTGTCCACCAGTTGGAAAACCATGAAGCAGTCCCCACCCTGA